The Periplaneta americana isolate PAMFEO1 chromosome 16, P.americana_PAMFEO1_priV1, whole genome shotgun sequence genome segment TTTAACAGGGTAATGTACGAAGCTAAGCCAGCGCATCTTTGTCGAAAATTGTTTGCAATATTAACGGAATCTCTATGAGCATAGGAatgtaggtccgtggcccatttctgttagggctcatcccgataaTCGTCTTAGAGGCTTAGGAAATCCTTAGGCAGGATGAAtttgtacagatgcctcaaactagcaagctgtctcgttcgcgcaggcgcatagagcacttctcccctaccaatgtccgcctactgctgtgcactgtggactagaacggtacagctcagttctaatgacagttgagaaggctgcatagggtgggtacatcttgaatacattgtcaagcggtcagcttttcagataatatgactatacctgggtattggagcctaggtgggccccctccgttagctctactacttctccTCTCctggcagcttcctagtttgaggcatctgtatccAGTTCATAATGTTCAATTTACTGGGCATAGTTATCCAGAAACCTACGTGTCACGGTCTTCTATGTGACTTGCTATCCAGCTAGCTTAATTATCCTTTCTAGAAGATTCTTTTAGGTCAATATGCATTTGCTGTATAgagctaattattctgtgctaatTCTGGTCTTACGTAGTGCTTAAGTTTTACGGCCCAAAGCAGGTATGTAAATGTAAATGTTTCAATGCACAGtggcagagccttctttagttacaaaccggggcatgggtaggtttggcaacgcagagtggaggcgggagattttagagtgatattgtgttcgCTCAtagctttcgttatacgtaactcgtattttttcaatattacttcatgcacaaaggtaagatcaagattcagagtagtgatgtaaattattacggattcgaaaatagtgttttattgcatcaattagctatacttcagaatacggcgtaagtaggctacttacatacaaatgctgccacttaaaataattacaaaaaaatttgtttttattgatagtacgaaggtaaataaataaataaaaaagatattccttgcaccaaaaataataaaatcaataatgcaataaagacgtaagttcctacgcagtattcttaagttccattcagttaacaaaattgtggctagcaaattgacaatgttttgcgacttaatggtgtttcatctgtgaaaggtttaggatatattttaatattatcttctacgattatctatcgtgtttttctacaaatatttcagatgcctagaaagtgctgtgtgcctatgtgtcgtagcaactacacttataattataaaaacatacttttttttaattggtggtacaagggaaaataaataaatacttaaagaaatgttacttgtaccaaaaataaataaaataatgacgtactttcgcaataccctatttcaatcaattaaccattatgtggctagtaaattgacaatgttttgccgctttatattgtttcacctctgacatgaaagatctaggatatcatatacattttaatttcatgtgattatctgtcctGCTTTTCTATAAGTATTtgagatgcccaggaagccagttttagtttgaacctcgctagtcaccataacaatactgttatcctaaattatttgttataaattttctaaaatataattttaaataaatataactacagaaaacaagtaagaatgtgaattatgcaaataggcctaaaataaaatgtaaacagaagaaactattgacattcctattataataaaagtatgaggatgtaaatacagttaagccaagtaaaacaatctatgaaaaaatgaaaatacatcccttcaacataatacgtaacaaaacgcaacattatctattaagtacatgtatgtatgtatcaattagcgtaaactcagtggactttaaatcctgtaaataccaagtgggtgaatgtagagtatccaacgcccactgaacgaatatttcacttttatcactgccaatgttgcgctataatcgtatatgtaaggtaggctataacaaaaacctaaactaaccaaacctaacctgtcaaagaaacaagttatactaaatatgtgtaaaattggcctatgtctctatagtgggcgggacataagtaacattgaccaaaccaacaaagtgattatatgcatgtacaaattatagatagttctgacgtatagcaggcattccgaatcttcaacaaaactgcaacatttatgggatcacaaaacagctgtttacaatgactttgaaaaccaacggcgtaactttattgatatagcaggcgagacccaacaatttgactagaattctgatacacacaaatcacaaataagaatataaaaatgtggttatacaatatttaatagaatagtcaattactttgtaaTCCATAACcataaaaattcccaaagactgcaaccattttattttcatttattgtcttgtttttttttatcaccaacacgcatttagtttataatacatcaacaattaacgtttggtacgaccgcaaacataattccatcgacacacacttatattgtaacattaatttacattggaaatcgggATTAGCACACACACGTGTAatgtacggtcagcctccgggtgacagataattacagtgttgccgacgtatggccccggcttgtaactaaagaaggctctgacaCTGGGCAATATACCGTTGCATTGTATTCCGCAAAAGATAGGAGTAAACGACATCCACAAACTTTCTTGATGACTTTCAATCTGTTGTGCTCTATATCAGCTTGTACTAGAGAcatgtatttctttctttacgtGGTATTATGTATAATGTATTTCGGCAAATGTTTTCACTTATCTCCTATGACTTACAGTTGATTCTTGCTTACCGATTGTATGTTGTATTGTCACATTCTGTTTGCAGTATTTGTGTATGGAACTTCGGTCTTATGAATACTACTCTccacattaataattataagcaatatCTGAATGTTTATAGAGAGTGTTTTACTCTCATTACACAGCAAGGAACGTGTGAACAATAACGAAGGAGCGAATATTTCGTACATTGTTACTCAATGACGTCATCGTATTTACTCGGAAATAGAAACGAAATTACACTCCTCATCTCCTCACCCCTAACTCTCCTTCACTTCCTCTTCTATCTGTCACAcctcatatatattttatatcttataTCACTCAAAATATCACTTATTTCAAACATTACTTATATTTTATCTACATTAAATCGACTGCAATGCATATTATTTGTTCAAATTACTTACttaggtaggcctaattgttttcgCGAATTATtgtcccattcattcattcattcattcattcattcatttattttattccatagatattacatgagcaatgaagctttaagatgtggaacatgtcaacattttacaatattacaattacaatttttacaaatttttatagttttacaatttagtaattttctacaatttttacaattttgtacaatttttttacattttttttacattttggcgagatgtagtgagatgagatgaggtccgaggattcgccaaaatattacccggcatttgccttttcggtgggggaaacctcggaaaaacccaaccaggtaatcaaatcaaaggggttgatgccaaggactcgccatagaccatccggcttcagtcccatggctggggaaaacctccgaagaaaccaaagtccaaagggggatccaacccaagcccgaacgcacctctggatcagcagcccagcgagtctgtcgactgagcaacatcgatggctctactaaaagtatacaatacatagccaatcagattattaaatttacaaatgcaaacgatcattcataagttgagctatattataatacaaaacaatttaattaaatttaaggcataaacaattcaaccagttgtaatatacagaaattgataatacatatcacgcAAACTActtccaacccaagcccgaatgcagctccggatcagcagcccagcgagtctgtcgactgagcaacatcgatggctctactaaaagtatacaatacatagccaatcagattattaaatttacaaacgcaaacgatcattcataagttgagctatattataatacaaaacaatttaattaaatttaaggcataaacaattcaaccagttgtgatatacagaaattgataatatatatcatgcaaactacttcacattacaaacacaaacaatttatcagtagagctatatagattactattcaatttaaagcatatacaattcatcggccaaatctatacaaatatatacaatacaaagtagcatactttcattaagctatacaaatttgtgcaattaatatcaagtagattaattcaatttataatcataaacaattcatcagttgagctatacatattaccattcaatttacagtaggtctatatacaattcatcagtagagctacacagactagtaatcattttaagaacatatgcaattcatcagccaaactatacaaacatatacaatcaaattagtattttcgttaagctatacaattcatatgaagtagattatttcaatttataagcttaaacaattcatcagtacacctatacagtatactattcaatttgcagtacatacaattcatcagttatgctaaacaaaaaatacaatacatagtaaacagattaagtcactataaaaacatattttagttgagctatataaaattgtacatgtcatttaagtagaataattcaattcacaagcataaacaattcatcaattcatCAGTCACATGTTGCTAAGGTGTGTGATTTGAGTGGAAGCTGTGGTGCATGTCGTAGGAAAGTTGGTCAGGGAGTATTTTGTGACAGTTGTAGAATGTGATTTCATTATGGAAGTAGTAACACTACTAGTGATGCAGTTACTCTATGTGATAACTGGTCATGTGAACTTTGTCACTATAGAACATTAGTTGTGAAACAGGAGGAAACCATCGCCAACCTAGAATATGAGCGGGAACTTTTCTAAATTCAATTGGGAAATTACACACTTTATATCGTTCTGAAACTGATCCCAAATTAATTTGCCTACtcctaccttttttttttttttttttttactatttattctCTCGACAATTTCCATGACCATTTCTATCTCTTACTTTTTGcactcatattatatatatatatatttatcgtAATCTCTATCCCACCAGATGCTATATTCCTAACCCCTAATTCTTAGTCCTTACTGACATGTAACATGACTATTTCATACTCCTCCCTCACTTTTATATTTACATCACTTCACTAATTAATTTACTATCTTTACACTATACTGTTTCACTTTACTTAATTTAAGCGACTCATACATTTATCTTGCATTGTTCTACACTGTGTCTTTCATATCCTTGGTTTTCTTTTTTCACTTCGTCTATTTCCTACTATACTCGTCCGACACTATTTAGTAGACATCTGCATTTTGTTGAAAACGCCCTATCGAATCCAGTGAGAGACAAACACTATCGTGAAATCATGGACTTTATTTGTTAGACAACTACTGTATCTTGTCCCTAGTATCACATGCTCATCTGTGCTGATGTACAAACTagatttatttttgtgttaacTTTTGTGTGTTGTGGCGTTCGCACAGAAATACACACACTGCGcaggtgtggacttattattGCCAAGCTACTAAGTCTGTCTGaatatttcatattctgcatATTAACCTATGTTACTTAATTTCCTTTTTCAGTCGTAATGGACGTGATCAAGATGGAACCTGGGTCCGACCCAATGGGTATACAAACAAGTGGTATCGCAGATATAGAAGAGAAGAAGCCTTTATCTGAGGTATATTGAGAGCAATTACtaagtattttatgctcgacctagccgaaatgtagtaattatacacctggtagcagccctttaatgtacctaattaaagtaaacctattcattaaagttcaggtgttccaccagtcagaaaatagcattgtagcaatatgaaagcgcaagtatggattattctcggatatggattcgaaagacaactagcgaaacgtcacacaGGCTGgaatctaatactgtcgcagaaggttatgttgaagaatcgatccaaaataaaattgaaatctcaaaatattatactcagtcgaaaaaaacaactcACAAATTAATATCAATTCTCCCTTATCTTCCAGCCTTTCCAGcatattcccgcaaattcatttcagcagttgcacaataaatcacctacatttgaaatacagtcagttctgttactataataattagcgttaattgtaaataatattcaaataaattcaattcgtcatctcgtttttcaatgtctaatttaatttcaatgttatatcacgattaatgtttattttaccctctagattatatcaaggttttgcttgcgctcgtttcatattcatactcgcgtcttaattccTACCATCATAgtcttgttgcataatgtactattcaaaatGCATCATTTATAACTAGGGAAAGCATTCCTTTGTGAATAAGTGCTCTGTCTCCACGAGATGAAACACAactaaaaaaagttgaaatttctGAATGAGAAGTTACAAATGGAATTTTTTCTTCAcataaaacacacatattcacaaAATTTTGTGAATACTTACATTCAGGACATATATTACAACACAAAAACCTTGAAGTTTCTTTTACTTGCATGGCCTTTTAGTAgaacatttaaataatataaaactgaatcaataataggttatttagaataacttttatctttatattttgtTGTGATCATACTGGAACAAAATGTTTGTACAAGAAATGTATTCTTTTACTTGTATATGCTGCGTTACAACGTTTTTcggataaattatttaaatgttggtTTTGGAATAGGTACTCTTGCGTTTGTTGACATCGGTATTAATAAAAATTAGGGCGGACTTTATAAATAGTCACGGGATTTCGTGAATAATTTTTATACTGTTTTgtctaaatattttgtaatttttgtttcaggaaggaAATTTATTAGATTTGGATgtcactaaaataaaaactgaatgtaTAGATCACAGGTATGACATGAAATCGGAGATAGTATTTGAGGAATCTGCAATGCCAATTGACTTTCCCATGCTGAAGAATGAAGCTGAGGTGAGTGCAGTTTATGAAGTGTGTTGGTCGGTAGTTCTCTCTCTGTTACTTTCTGGCTGAAGTAGCTGCTACAGTCATCCCTGTGACAATTTTTACCCTatcatatttttaagttaattgtTTTACTAGCACTGTTTAGTTTATTTGAATCATGTACCGTACTTGCTGGTAATCCATTAGCGTCAAAATGGATGCTCATATTCTTCACAAAATGTTTGCATTACTGTCTTTGATTTAAAGATTGGCTGAGTTGTACATTTTGACTGCCTGATTTTCATATATTATTGTGCTCTGTGTCTGTTTTACATAATCTTCTCCTACAGGAGGAGTTTTGTGAGTTGGATCAAGTGAAGGAGGTCAAACTGGAAGTAACAGCAAAAGAGAATGAAGTCTTAACTGAGAGGTGAGTGTAATATGCGAGTCCCTAGTTTGTTGTTGGTTTTACtgctttatttaaataatgacaacataaacatatttataatttcaatgcgataatctttatatgaaaactTCAGTTTACCTTGCGAATATAAATGGCATGAATGGTACAATATGCTATCACTATCACGAACACCTGCCCTCCCGCTACTTTACCACTCCTACAACTGCCATCTAGTGGAGCTGATGTTCCTGCTGTCAGAGAAAATACCAAGGCATAGACCTGCCTTCAACTTTTCTCATTTAATGGAAAACAGTTCACTAACCATTTTCATTGACTCATGGAATATAGTCAGGAAATATAGTTCCTGTTCTTTTCTTAGGTTTGATCCGGCAGTTGTAATGGGTTTTATGTATAGCTCTGAAGGAAGTGAGTCCTACTTCTCTGCAGCATGTCCATCACAGATCCTGAGTTCTAACAAAGATTTTAATTTTGGgatgtagtattattattgttattattattattgttgttgttattattattattattattattattattattattattattattattattattgtaaattttaattctgtCCAATTTTTAATTCCGTAATACTCTTGTGTGTATTGCGTTGGGCTATTATTGGTCAGTGTCTCTCGATTAGCacattaatgtaataaaaatatgaatatcctGTTACGTCCCGTTAAGAGAAAGGTCTTCCCTAGCGGGTAGGTCTTTAGTAACTCATGTGGTGAGTTATTCCGTGTAAGGGAAATGTCTTAGAAGATGGCAGATGTTTCGCCACAATCCGTAAAGTTTTGCTTCTCTGACAAACTTTCTTCCTAATACCTGCAAACGcattcttataggcctatatattttgttttaattttgatactTTGTGAATCATTTCACCAACATATGGACTGTTCTATGACTTAATGTTTTAATAAGTACAAAGGTacaggtaaaggtatccccgtaacatgccatgaaggcacttgggggggcatggaggtagagccccatgctttccgtgacctcggcactagaatgaggtggtgtggtcggcaccacgctctgactgccttttacccccgggaaagacccggtactcaattttataggaggctgagtgaacctcgaggctgttctgaaagtttggcaacgagaaaaaatcctgtcaccacctgggatcgaaccccggaccttccagtccgtagccagctgctgtaccaactgagctacccggcagtACAAAAGTGAAGATAAAtacgtttttttattattattactactggtacaattattttattgttattataattactgtccttttattattaccattaatctGATGGCGAAAAGATTGCTTAGGAATCATTGTCCCATTGCACCCACCATTTTACTCATCGCTTTCTAAAATGTCACCCTCTTTGTTGGTCATGGCATGTATGTAgatgtggatttttttttttagttggttatttaacgacgctgtatcaactattaggttatttagcgtcgatgagattggtgatagcgagatggtatttggcgagatgaggccgaggattcgccatagattaccttgcattcacattactgtAGATGTGGATGTAGTCTGTCCATGTCTTCTTTGGAATTGGATAAGATGCAGGTTGGTGCTGGCATTATTCCAAAGTGGTGAAGATATTTCACGAGGCAATGATGATGAGTGCTGAGGCAGAAAGTTGCAACTCATGTTCTCTCTGATCACTCTGCTGTGTTCAGGACTACAGTTGTCCGACGTTTATGCTGCATTCCTTGTTCCACTACGTTATTATGTGTCT includes the following:
- the LOC138691649 gene encoding uncharacterized protein isoform X3, translated to MDVIKMEPGSDPMGIQTSGIADIEEKKPLSEEGNLLDLDVTKIKTECIDHRYDMKSEIVFEESAMPIDFPMLKNEAEEEFCELDQVKEVKLEVTAKENEVLTERMFTVTHITQI
- the LOC138691649 gene encoding uncharacterized protein isoform X4, which encodes MDVIKMEPGSDPMGIQTSGIADIEEKKPLSEEGNLLDLDVTKIKTECIDHRYDMKSEIVFEESAMPIDFPMLKNEAEEEFCELDQVKEVKLEVTAKENEVLTERCLFVL